The following proteins are encoded in a genomic region of Saccharopolyspora antimicrobica:
- a CDS encoding electron transfer flavoprotein subunit alpha/FixB family protein, whose translation MAEVLVLVDHVDGEVKKVTYELLTAARRIGEPSAVVVGEPGTAGKLSESLAAYGAAKVYAAESAEVGQFLVTPQVDVLAALVGSASPAAVLVSASIDGKEIAGRLAIRTGSGLLSEVVDLDGEGVGSHSLFGGTYDAKAKVTKGVPVVTVLPGSIEAEAAAGAGAVESVEVPAASGAKITGRQPAEAGDRPELTEANIVVSGGRGVGSAESFEVVEKLADSLGAAVGASRAAVDSGYYPHQFQVGQTGKTVSPQLYIALGISGAIQHRAGMQTSKTIVAVNKDAEAPIFEIADYGVVGDLFKVAPQLTEEITKRKG comes from the coding sequence ATGGCTGAGGTTCTGGTCCTCGTCGATCACGTGGACGGCGAGGTTAAGAAGGTCACCTACGAGCTGCTGACCGCGGCGCGCCGGATCGGCGAGCCGTCGGCGGTGGTGGTCGGCGAGCCGGGCACCGCGGGCAAGCTGTCGGAGTCGCTGGCGGCTTATGGCGCGGCGAAGGTGTACGCGGCGGAGTCGGCCGAGGTGGGCCAGTTCCTGGTGACGCCGCAGGTCGACGTGCTGGCCGCGCTGGTCGGCAGCGCGAGCCCGGCGGCGGTGCTGGTGTCGGCGTCGATCGACGGCAAGGAGATCGCCGGGCGTCTGGCGATCCGGACCGGCTCCGGTCTGCTGTCGGAGGTCGTGGACCTCGACGGCGAGGGTGTCGGCAGCCACTCGCTGTTCGGTGGCACCTACGACGCGAAGGCCAAGGTCACCAAGGGTGTTCCGGTCGTCACGGTGCTGCCGGGCAGCATCGAGGCCGAGGCGGCCGCGGGTGCCGGTGCGGTGGAGTCGGTGGAGGTTCCGGCAGCTTCCGGTGCCAAGATCACCGGTCGTCAGCCCGCTGAGGCGGGGGACCGACCGGAGCTGACCGAGGCCAACATCGTGGTCTCCGGTGGCCGCGGTGTGGGTTCGGCGGAGTCGTTCGAGGTCGTGGAGAAGCTCGCCGACAGCCTGGGTGCTGCGGTGGGTGCTTCGCGTGCGGCGGTGGACTCGGGTTACTACCCGCACCAGTTCCAGGTCGGGCAGACCGGCAAGACGGTCTCGCCGCAGCTCTACATCGCGCTGGGCATCTCGGGTGCGATTCAGCACCGGGCGGGCATGCAGACCTCGAAGACGATCGTGGCGGTCAACAAGGACGCCGAGGCTCCGATCTTCGAGATCGCCGACTACGGCGTGGTGGGCGACCTGTTCAAGGTCGCGCCGCAGCTCACCGAGGAGATCACCAAGCGCAAGGGCTGA
- the rnhA gene encoding ribonuclease HI, translating into MQPTTERVDLYTDGACSGNPGPGGWGVVLRYGDHERELYGKDAATTNNKMELMAVIEGLAALTRPMPAVRIHTDSTYVLKGITEWMRGWKRNGWLTSAKKPVKNADLWQRLDTECARHGDVQWEWVKGHNGHPENERADRLACRGRDEARER; encoded by the coding sequence ATGCAGCCAACGACCGAGCGCGTCGACCTCTACACCGACGGCGCATGCAGTGGGAACCCCGGGCCGGGCGGCTGGGGCGTCGTGCTGCGCTACGGCGACCACGAACGCGAGCTCTACGGCAAGGACGCCGCTACGACGAACAACAAGATGGAGCTCATGGCGGTGATCGAAGGCCTCGCCGCGCTGACCCGCCCGATGCCCGCGGTGCGCATCCACACCGACAGCACCTACGTGCTCAAGGGCATCACCGAGTGGATGCGCGGCTGGAAGCGCAACGGCTGGCTGACCTCGGCCAAGAAGCCGGTCAAGAACGCGGATCTGTGGCAGCGCCTGGACACCGAGTGCGCGCGCCACGGAGACGTCCAGTGGGAATGGGTGAAGGGCCACAACGGCCACCCCGAGAACGAGCGCGCCGACCGCCTCGCCTGCCGCGGCCGCGACGAGGCCCGGGAGCGCTGA
- a CDS encoding electron transfer flavoprotein subunit beta/FixA family protein — protein sequence MNIVVLVKQVPDTYSERKLKDADHTLDRESADAVLDEINERAVEEALLIKEAQGGEVTVVCMGPDRATDAIRKALSMGADKAVHLSDEALAGSDAPATARALAKAIGTVEGVDLVIAGNESTDGRAGAVPAMVAEVLGWPQLTYARKVETDGSGVKIERETDAGVFTVEAGLPAVVSVTEKINEPRYPSFKGIMAAKKKPVAVLSLADAGIDPSEVGLANAASQVVESAPKPPKSGGVKVTDEGEGGVQVAEFLAGEKLL from the coding sequence ATGAACATCGTCGTCCTGGTCAAGCAGGTGCCCGACACGTATTCCGAGCGGAAGCTCAAGGATGCGGATCACACGTTGGACCGCGAATCGGCTGATGCGGTTTTGGATGAGATCAACGAGCGCGCCGTCGAGGAAGCGCTGTTGATCAAGGAGGCGCAGGGCGGTGAGGTGACCGTTGTGTGCATGGGCCCGGACCGCGCCACCGATGCGATCCGCAAGGCGCTGTCGATGGGTGCCGACAAGGCCGTGCACCTCTCGGATGAGGCGTTGGCGGGTTCGGACGCTCCGGCGACCGCTCGCGCGCTGGCGAAGGCGATCGGCACCGTTGAGGGTGTGGATCTGGTGATCGCGGGCAACGAGTCGACCGACGGCCGCGCGGGCGCTGTTCCGGCGATGGTGGCCGAGGTGCTGGGCTGGCCGCAGCTGACCTACGCGCGCAAGGTCGAGACCGACGGCTCGGGCGTGAAGATCGAGCGCGAGACCGACGCGGGCGTGTTCACCGTCGAGGCCGGTCTGCCCGCGGTGGTGTCGGTGACGGAGAAGATCAACGAGCCGCGGTATCCGTCCTTCAAGGGCATCATGGCCGCGAAGAAGAAGCCGGTCGCGGTGCTGTCGCTGGCCGACGCCGGGATCGACCCGTCCGAGGTCGGGTTGGCCAACGCCGCCTCGCAGGTCGTCGAGTCGGCGCCGAAGCCGCCGAAGTCCGGTGGCGTGAAGGTCACCGACGAGGGCGAGGGCGGCGTGCAGGTCGCGGAGTTCCTGGCCGGCGAGAAGCTGCTCTGA
- a CDS encoding glycosyltransferase, giving the protein MRILFTTAPGYGLTFPIVPLVWAARAAGHEVLVATTGEMVDAAARAGLPVADVLPGHDVWQELIRATGSQEQTPGFERFLAERGLTEAYERLPRDGGPFSLFTLTMTQGSIEVGRAFGADLVVHTTDHPTGRLTAVALGVPVLEVGNRVSWSSRDGSFRTGRNFYDDDELSLTLRAQLGIPDGPPEVIARIDPRPPSMGGLVGDEPDQVDGLPWWPMRFVPFNGGSAVPEWALQRQDRPRIGVTLGTVVPVMSGTSSLSVVVEALGGFDADVVLAGREADLADVSPLPANVRAVGFLPLSAFLPTSSLLVHHGGSGTTAAALHYGVPQLVLPAFADNPMSAERVVDRGVGLSHDPATVDVEAVRAAVRKLLEEPAFGDAAREVSAEMSVQPSPASVLERALAAFPG; this is encoded by the coding sequence GTGCGGATCCTGTTCACGACTGCGCCCGGTTACGGGCTGACCTTCCCGATCGTCCCGTTGGTCTGGGCGGCCAGAGCTGCGGGGCACGAGGTGCTGGTGGCCACCACCGGTGAGATGGTCGACGCCGCGGCGCGGGCCGGCTTGCCGGTGGCCGACGTGCTGCCGGGGCACGACGTGTGGCAGGAGCTGATCCGCGCCACCGGTTCCCAGGAGCAGACACCCGGGTTCGAGCGGTTCCTCGCGGAGCGGGGCCTGACCGAGGCGTACGAGAGGCTGCCCAGGGACGGTGGCCCCTTCTCGCTGTTCACGTTGACGATGACGCAGGGCAGCATCGAGGTGGGGCGGGCGTTCGGCGCGGATCTCGTCGTGCACACCACCGATCACCCGACGGGCCGGTTGACCGCGGTGGCGCTCGGCGTTCCGGTGCTGGAGGTCGGCAACCGGGTGTCCTGGTCGTCGCGGGACGGGAGCTTCCGGACCGGGCGGAACTTCTACGACGACGATGAGCTGTCCCTGACGCTGCGGGCGCAGCTGGGCATCCCGGACGGGCCGCCGGAGGTGATCGCGCGGATCGATCCGCGGCCGCCGAGCATGGGCGGGCTGGTCGGCGACGAGCCGGACCAGGTCGACGGGCTGCCGTGGTGGCCGATGCGGTTCGTGCCGTTCAACGGTGGTTCGGCGGTGCCGGAGTGGGCGCTGCAGCGGCAGGACCGGCCGCGCATCGGTGTCACGCTGGGCACCGTGGTGCCGGTGATGTCCGGCACGAGCAGTTTGTCCGTGGTGGTCGAGGCGCTCGGCGGCTTCGACGCGGACGTAGTGCTGGCGGGGCGCGAAGCCGACCTCGCCGATGTCTCGCCGCTGCCGGCCAACGTGCGGGCGGTGGGCTTCCTGCCGCTGTCGGCGTTCCTGCCGACCAGTTCGCTGCTGGTGCACCACGGCGGGTCGGGGACCACGGCGGCCGCGCTGCACTACGGCGTCCCGCAGCTGGTGCTGCCCGCCTTCGCGGACAACCCGATGTCGGCCGAGCGGGTCGTGGACCGCGGAGTCGGGCTCTCCCACGATCCGGCCACAGTGGACGTCGAGGCGGTGCGCGCCGCGGTGCGCAAGCTGCTGGAGGAACCCGCCTTCGGCGATGCTGCGCGCGAGGTGAGCGCGGAGATGTCGGTCCAGCCGAGCCCGGCCTCGGTGCTGGAGCGCGCACTGGCCGCTTTCCCCGGGTGA